Proteins co-encoded in one Stomoxys calcitrans chromosome 5, idStoCalc2.1, whole genome shotgun sequence genomic window:
- the LOC106089405 gene encoding ATP-dependent translocase ABCB1 has product MSVNDETSKDDKSFYSKNIILDEQNGVKKNGTIVPMNGEPKKGGWWNRKKKGTDTPPSEGEGSENGEDKPKDDVKPVPFFQMYKYATPTNKFMYVIGILSAIVTGLTTPANSLIFGNLANSMIDLGTELGGFGNMTKYTKSSPADALLDAVQTFAFQNTMIGVIMLLGSYISVTLFNYAAHAQILRIRGKFFRSVLHQDMAWYDVNQSGEVASRMNEDLSKMEDGLGEKVVIFINFMVAFAGSIILAFVKGWQLALVCLVSLPVTFVAMGLVAVATSKLAKQELNVYAAAGTIAEEAISGIRTVKAFEGEPKETRAYKDKIVDARELNVKRNLFSGMGFGLLWFFIYASYSLAFWYGVGLVLKNYHGDEYYSNYDPGTMITVFFSVMMGSMNIGMASPYIEAFGIAKGACGKIFKIIDQIPIINPIGALGIRLNHPLIHIEFRDIDFSYPTRKTVQILDKFCLQIKRGQTVALVGSSGCGKSTCIQLIQRFYDPDSGSVFFNDVDLKDLNIEWLRERIGVVGQEPILFGTSIYENIRYGREDATREQIEAAARAANAMIFINKLPQGFETLVGERGAQLSGGQKQRIAIARALVRDPEILLLDEATSALDTASEAKVQAALEKASIGRTTIIVAHRLSTIRRADRIVVINKGKVVESGTHNELMALKQHYYNLVMTQLGDDANNDTPGVGQKEFFLNAKDEDEEHITIAKEENEVVAEITEKSKFSIFSILKMNAEEWPQILCGCICSVIMGAAMPLFAVLFGSILGVLGIRDDDEYVRSETNTFSLYFLICGIVVGIATFLQIYTFGIAGERLTERLRGMMFEAMLKMEIAWFDDKANGTGSLCARLSGDASAVQGATGQRIGTIVQSLATLLLGIGLSMYYEWSLGLLALAFTPFILIATYLQRKVMAQENMGTAKTMEKCTKLAVEVVSNIRTVASLGREEMFHKQYMDLLYPAVEKAKRNTHYRGLVYGLARSLMFFAYAACMYYGGWCVVNKGMQFENVFKVSQALIMGSASIASALAFAPNFQKGISAAESIYKLITRESKITDSPGVSTAPWTSEGNVSYNDVQFSYPTRTEITVLRGLSLAVARGQKIALVGPSGCGKSTCIQLLQRFYDVDSGSVCVDSYDLRNISLHNLRKQLGIVSQEPILFDRSIRDNIAYGDNVRMVSEQEIIEASKKANIHNFISTLPLGYETRMGEKGTQMSGGQKQRIAIARALIRNPKILLLDEATSALDAESEKVVQDALEVASEGRTSISIAHRLSTIVDSDVIFVFDEGKVCEFGSHKQLLERRGLYYTLYKLQTGAM; this is encoded by the exons ATGAGTGTTAACGACGAAACGTCTAAGGACGACAAATccttttatagtaaaaatatcATACTAGACGAACAGAATGGAGTTAAAAAGAATGGTACCATTGT CCCCATGAATGGCGAACCCAAAAAGGGTGGTTGGTGGAATCGTAAGAAGAAGGGAACCGACACCCCCCCATCTGAGGGTGAAGGTAGCGAGAATGGTGAAGATAAGCCTAAAGATGATGTTAAACCGGTGCCTTTTTTCCAAATGTACAAATATGCCACACCCACTAACAAGTTCATGTATGTCATTGGAATTTTGTCAGCTATAGTCACGGGTCTAACAACGCCAGCGAATAGTTTGATTTTTGGTAATCTCGCAAAT AGTATGATTGATTTAGGCACTGAACTTGGTGGTTTTGGCAACATGACCAAATATACCAAGTCCTCACCCGCAGATGCACTTTTGGATGCTGTACAAACGTTTGCCTTTCAAAATACCATGATCGGTGTGATTATGTTGCTTGGCAGTTACATATCGGTGACCCTATTCAATTATGCAGCACATGCACAAATTTTACGAATTCGTGGTAAATTCTTTAGATCTGTGCTGCATCAGGATATGGCCTGGTATGATGTGAATCAAAGTGGTGAAGTGGCCAGTCGCATGAATGA AGACTTGTCAAAAATGGAAGATGGCTTAGGTGAAAAGGTGGTTATCTTCATCAATTTTATGGTAGCTTTTGCAGGCTCCATTATTTTGGCTTTCGTTAAAGGTTGGCAATTGGCTCTTGTGTGTCTGGTTAGTTTGCCAGTAACCTTTGTTGCCATGGGCTTGGTGGCCGTG gCCACTTCCAAATTGGCTAAACAAGAACTTAATGTCTATGCAGCAGCCGGTACCATAGCCGAAGAGGCCATAAGTGGTATACGCACGGTTAAAGCTTTTGAGGGTGAACCCAAAGAAACCAGAGCCTACAAAGATAAAATTGTTGATGCtcgtgaattgaatgttaaacGTAATCTCTTCTCTGGCATGGGTTTTGGTTTGCTATGGTTCTTCATCTATGCCTCGTATTCTTTGGCCTTTTGGTATGGTGTGGGTTTGGTCTTGAAGAATTATCATGGTGATGAATATTACAGCAACTATGATCCTGGTACTATGATAACG GTCTTCTTCTCCGTTATGATGGGTTCCATGAACATAGGTATGGCCTCACCGTATATCGAAGCTTTTGGCATTGCCAAAGGTGCCTGTGGCAAAATCTTCAAAATCATTGACCAAATTCCCATTATCAATCCCATCGGAGCCCTGGGGATACGCTTGAACCATCCCCTCATACACATCGAATTTCGTGACATAGACTTTAGCTATCCTACGCGAAAAACAGTGCaaattttagataaattttgtttgcaaattaAGCGTGGTCAAACTGTTGCGCTGGTGGGCTCATCGGGCTGTGGCAAATCTACTTGTATACAATTGATACAACGTTTCTATGATCCCGATAGTGGCAGTGTCTTCTTCAATGATGTCGATTTGAAGGATCTCAACATTGAGTGGTTGAGAGAACGCATAGGCGTGGTGGGACAAGAACCCATACTCTTTGGTACTTCAATCTATGAGAACATTCGTTATGGTCGTGAAGATGCCACCAGAGAACAAATTGAGGCAGCTGCCCGCGCCGCCAATGCCATGATATTCATCAATAAATTGCCTCAGGGCTTTGAGACTTTGGTGGGAGAACGTGGTGCCCAATTGTCGGGTGGCCAGAAACAACGTATTGCCATTGCCCGTGCCTTGGTTCGTGATCCGGAAATTTTGTTGCTCGATGAAGCCACCTCAGCTTTGGATACTGCCAGTGAGGCTAAGGTACAGGCTGCCTTGGAGAAAGCCAGTATTGGCCGTACCACCATAATTGTGGCTCATCGTTTGTCCACCATTCGCCGGGCCGATCGCATTGTTGTCATCAACAAAGGCAAGGTGGTGGAGAGTGGTACCCACAACGAGCTGATGGCCTTGAAGCAACACTATTACAATTTGGTTATGACCCAGTTGGGAGATGATGCCAACAATGATACCCCTGGGGTAGGACAAAAAGAATTCTTCCTTAATGCCAAGGATGAGGATGAGGAACATATTACCATAGCCAAGGAGGAGAATGAAGTTGTAGCTGAAATAACTGAAAAGagcaaattttcgatattcagCATTTTGAAAATGAATGCCGAAGAATGGCCTCAGATTTTATGTGGCTGCATATGTTCGGTGATTATGGGTGCAGCTATGCCTTTGTTTGCAGTTCTCTTCGGTTCAATTTTGGGTGTTTTAGGAATACGTGATGACGATGAATACGTGAGGAGTGAGACAAATACCTTCAGTTTGTATTTCCTTATATGTGGCATAGTTGTGGGCATAGCCACTTTCTTGCAG aTCTACACTTTTGGCATTGCTGGTGAACGTTTGACAGAACGTTTACGTGGTATGATGTTTGAGGCCAtgctgaaaatggaaatagCTTGGTTCGATGACAAAGCGAATGGTACTGGCAGCTTGTGCGCACGTTTGTCTGGTGATGCTTCCGCTGTTCAGGGG GCTACCGGTCAACGTATTGGTACAATTGTTCAATCCCTGGCTACCCTTCTTTTGGGTATTGGTCTCTCCATGTACTACGAATGGAGTTTGGGTCTATTGGCATTGGCTTTCACACCCTTCATATTGATTGCCACCTATTTGCAGCGCAAGGTAATGGCTCAGGAGAATATGGGTACAGCCAAGACTATGGAAAAATGCACTAAG CTTGCCGTTGAAGTGGTGTCCAATATACGCACAGTGGCTTCATTAGGCCGCGAGGAAATGTTCCACAAGCAATATATGGACTTGTTGTATCCTGCTGTAGAA AAAGCCAAACGCAATACCCATTACCGTGGCTTGGTCTATGGTTTGGCACGTTCGCTTATGTTCTTTGCCTATGCTGCTTGCATGTACTATGGCGGCTGGTGTGTGGTCAATAAAGGCATGCAGTTTGAGAATGTATTCAAGGTTTCACAAGCCTTGATTATGGGCTCTGCCTCCATTGCCAGTGCCTTGGCTTTTGCCCCCAACTTCCAGAAGGGTATCAGTGCTGCGGAGAGCATCTACAAACTCATCACCAGAGAATCGAAAATCACTGATAGTCCCGGAGTCTCCACAGCTCCTTGGACCTCGGAGGGCAATGTCTCATATAACGATGTGCAATTCTCTTATCCCACACGTACTGAAATCACTGTGCTGCGTGGTCTCAGCCTAGCGGTGGCACGAGGACAAAAAATTGCTTTAGTTGGACCTTCGGGTTGTGGCAAGTCCACCTGCATTCAATTGCTGCAGCGCTTCTATGATGTCGACAGTGGTTCGGTGTGTGTGGATAGTTACGATTTGCGTAATATATCCCTGCACAATTTGCGCAAACAGTTGGGCATAGTGTCACAGGAGCCAATACTTTTCGATCGTAGCATACGTGATAACATTGCCTATGGTGACAATGTGCGTATGGTATCGGAACAGGAGATTATAGAAGCatccaaaaaggccaatatacACAATTTCATCTCAACACTGCCTTTG GGCTATGAAACACGCATGGGTGAAAAGGGCACCCAAATGTCCGGCGGCCAAAAACAAAGAATAGCCATTGCTCGTGCCTTGATAAGAAATCCCAAAATATTGCTCCTCGATGAGGCCACTTCAGCTTTGGATGCCGAAAGTGAAAAGGTGGTACAGGACGCTCTCGAGGTGGCCAGTGAAGGTCGCACCAGTATCAGTATTGCTCATCGTCTCTCCACAATCGTGGACAGTGATGTGATATTTGTCTTCGATGAAGGCAAAGTATGCGAATTTGGTTCTCACAAGCAGTTGCTTGAAAGGCGGGGTCTCTACTACACCCTCTACAAATTGCAAACAGGGGCAATGTAA